The Desulfovibrio sp. ZJ209 nucleotide sequence CCGGGCATCAATGAGCAGCGGGTGATAGGCTGGCTCTCCGGGGAGGACACGCCGGCCATGCGCTCGCTCTTCAGCGGCTTTGCCGAGGGCGCGCAGCTCGCCGCGCCGGATGTGCGCGTGGTGCAGGCCGTTGTCGGCTCCTTCACGGACGGCGAAACAGCCGCCGCCAAGACCGCGGGGCTGCTCGGGGCCGGCGCGGACGTGGTGGCGCTGGCCGCGGGCGCGGGCAATCCCCAGGCGCTTGGGCGGCTCAAGGCGGCGGGCGCCTGCCTCGTCGGGCTGGACACGGACCAGAGTTCCGCCTTTCCCGGGCACGTGCTCCTCTCCATCGTCAAGCGGGCGGACAAGGCCGTGTATGAGATCGCGGCCTCGGCGGCGTCCCCGCACTTCCGCGGCAAGGAGATCGTGGTCTATGACCTCGCCAACGGGGGCGTGGACGTGGCCGGCCTTCCGGCCTTCCTCGCGGCAGCCGGCAAGGGCGTGCCGGGGAGCATCCCCGAAAGCATCGGGCGCCGCGTGGGCGAGTTGCGCCGCGAGCTGATAAACGGCTCCATCCGCCTGCATTCCCTGCGAGCGCGCACCCTCTGCGACTGCCTGTAGGGACCGCAGCGGCCCCGGAGCCTGAAAAAATGACGCATGCGCGCCCATGTCGGGAATGGGGACTGTGCTGCCCTCGGCGCAACGGCGCTTTGAGAAAAGCTCAGTTATACAATGCATTAGAAAGCCGCACAGCCCCACCCCCACTCGCAGGTATAGCAGAGCCTTGAGAAAAAACGATGGATGACTCCCGGCCGGCCAGGAACTTTTACAGCTGCCTGTTTTTCTTTGTCTGCGCCGGCGCCGCTTACGGGCAGTTCACGGCCCGCATCCCGGCCATCAAGGCGCACGCGGGCATCAATGACGCGGAGCTGGGCCTCGTGCTCCTGGTGTTCGGCGTGGGGTCCATCGCGGGTTTTCTGGGCGCGCCCCTGCTCCTGAAGCGGCTCCCCTCGCGCATCATGCTCGTGGGGGCGGCGGTCGGGCTCTTGCTTGCGCTGACCGGCATCGCCCTCGCGCCCGATTTTTTCAGCCTCTGCTGCGTGGCCGTGGGCTTCGGGCTCGCCACCGCGATCTTCGATGTCTGCATGAATGTGCAGGGCATGCTGCTCGAGCGCGTCACCCATCGTTCCCGCATGGCGACGCTGCACGCCTGCTACAGCATCGGCGGCTTCCTGGGCTCCATGAGCGGTTCGGCCTTCGCCTATGCCGGCCTAGGGATTTTTTCCAATTTTCTCAGTATTTCTCTGCTGCTCACGCCCCCGGTCTTCCTCTCCGGGCGCCATCTCCTGCCCGACGTGCGCGCGCGGGAAACGAAAAAAGCCCTGGGGAAGATCCCCTTCTTCATCATTTTTTGCGGCCTCATGGCCCTGGGCGCCTTTATCGCCGAGGGCGCCTCGGCGGAATGGGGCGGCCTGCTCCTCAAGGACGTGAAGGGCGCCGACGCGGGCACCGCGGCCCTGTGTTTCGGCGCGCTCTCCGCGCCCATGGCCTTCGCCCGCCTCACCGAAGACCGGCTGCGCGAGCGCTTCGGGGATTTCGCCCTGCTGCTCGCCGGCGGCCTCCTCGCCTTCGCCGGGCTCGGCCTCGTGCTGCTCTCGCCGCTGCCGTGGCTCTGCCTCGGGGGCTTCGCCCTCATGGGCCTCGGGCTCTCGCCGATCATGCCCATCGTCATCAGCCGCGCCGGCGCGCACGGCTCCCTGCCGCCGGCCAGCGCCAGCGCTCTGGTCTCGCTTCTGGGCTATGGCGGCCTCCTCGTGGTGCCGCCGAGCCTCGGCTGGCTCGCCCAGCATTTCGGCCTCGAGACCGCCATGCTCGTGCCGCTCATGGTGTGCGCGGCGCTCACGTGCGGCAGCGTCCGCTTCAGGTAGGGGGAAGAAGCCTCGCCGCTGTCAGGCGCGGGCCGGCAGGGGGTACTTCCCCCTTTCGTAGTTTTGCGGAAAAGACCAGACCGCATGCACCGGCTTGGGTGTCTGCGCGGCGGATTTTGAATATTTATTGAATTTTCAATAACTATTCGCGGCCCAAATGCGGGAATTGCTTGGCTCTGGCCGGGCGCGTCCCGTATGCTGCGGCACGGAGGGGGCGTCGGCGCGCGCCCGGGGCACAGCCCGGATGGGCTTTCCTGGCGCCGGCCGGACGCTGTTTTTCGGGAACCAGGGTTCCCCGCACATTTGAGAGAAAGGTTGGACTTCTATGCCGTGGATCCAGAATTACATCACCGTGGGCGGGAGCACCGTGGGCTCGGCCTGTGTGGCGGCCATCCCGCTCCTCATCCTCTTTTACATGCTGGCCGTGCGCAAGGCCAAGGGCCATATCGCGGCGGCGGCCGGCCTCATCGGCGCGCTCATCGTGGCCGTGGCCGTGTGGGACATGCCCGTGGGCCTCGCCGTGAGCTCCACGCTCATGGGCGCGGCCTTCGGCCTCTTCCCCATCGTCTGGATCGTGGTCACGGCGGTGTGGGTCTACAACATGACCGTTGAGTCGGGCGAGTTCGAGATCATCAAGGATTCGCTGGCGCGCCTCACCGATGACCGGCGCCTCCAGGCCCTGCTCATCGCCTATGCCTTCAGCTGCTTCATCGAGGGCACGGCCGGCTTCGGCACGCCCGTGGCCATCGCCGCGGCCATGCTGGTGGGCCTCGGCTTCACGCCGCTCTGGGGCGCGGGCATCGCGCTCATCGCCAACACCGCGCCCGTGGCCTTCGGCGCCATCGGCGTGCCCATCATCGTGGCGGCGTCCGTGTCCGGGCTCGACCTCATGTCCGTGAGCTCCATCGCCGGCCGCCAGCTTTCCCTGCTCGCGCTCATCGTGCCCATGTGGGTCTGCGTGACCATGTGCGGCTTCAGGCGCAGCATGGAGGTCTTCCCGGCCATCGTGGTCTCGGGCGTGTGCTTCGCGGGCATGGAATTCTTGCTCTCCAACTTCCACGGCCCGACCCTGCCGGACATCGGCTCGGCCATCGCCACCATCGTGGGCCTGGGGCTGCTGCTCAAGGTCTGGCGGCCGAAGCAGACCTACCGCTTCCCCGGCGAGGGCGACTCCAAGCTTGAGGGCGACGGCTCCCCCGCGGCCGTGGTCATGCGCGCCTGGGGGCCCTATCTGGTGCTCGCGGTCTTCGTGTTCTTCTGGGGGCTCCCCGAGTTCAAGAAGGTGCTCAACAGCGTGCCCGGCGCCATCTTCACCTTCGGCTGGCCCGGCCTTGACGGCGAGGTGCTCAAGACCGCGCCCATCGTCAAGGAGAACGCGGTCTACGCGGCCAAGTACACCTTCAACTGGCTCTCGGCGGGCGGCACGGCCATTTTGCTCTCCGGCCTCGTGTCCGTGCCGCTCATGCCGCGCTACGGCTTCGGGCGCGCCATTGCCTGCTTCTTCCGCACCATCCGCCAGCTCATCCTGCCCATCATTACCATCGCCCTGATCCTCGGGCTCGCGTACCTCATGAACTATTCGGGCATGAGCGCCACCCTGGGCCTGGCCTTCACGCTCACGGGCGGCTTCTTCCCCTTCTTCGCGCCCATTTTGGGCTGGCTCGGCGTGTTCCTCACCGGGTCGGACACGTCCTCCTGCGCGCTCTTCGGCGGCATGCAGCGCGACACCGCCGTGGCCGTGGGCATGAACCCCGACCTCGCCGTGGCGGCCAACGCCTCGGGCGGCACCACGGCCAAGATGATCTCGCCGCAGTCCCTCTCCGTGGCCACCGCGGCCACGGGCATGGTGGGCGAGGAGGGCAACCTCTTCCGCTTCACCATTTTGCACAGCATCGGCATGACGCTCCTGCTCTGCGCGCTCACCTGGCTCCAGGCCGGGCCGCTCGCCTGGATGCTGCGCTAGGCTGGGGCACCGCACCTTCGCACAAGGAGGCCCGTTCCGCTTCTGCGGGGCGGGCCTCTTTCGTTCAGGCAGACCCGGTGGAGGAGGGTGAATCAAAAATGGATTGTAAGTCGAATTCGGTTCAGCTTCAGGCGCTATTTTGAGTCTGAAGCGGTTTGAAATTTGGGCGGCGGGGCCTTCCGGGAAAGAAGGCGCGCGTACAACTCAGTGAAATCACTTGTCAAAATGAGCCTGTGCCATCTGGCACAAGGCTTGCTATTTCAGGCACGGCCCTGTGGTCCGGGAGGGTACCGCCGGGCTTATACCATGCGGAATCCGACGCCGCCCCCGGATGTGCCGGTCGGGCATCCCCTGCGGCGCCAAGCACTCAATCGGAGGAAGAAATGGCGCAGTCCTTCAACGCCGCCGAGCTGATCGCGGACGACAAGAAGTACGTCTGGCATCATCTCACCCAGCACAAGGTCTATGAAAAGTCCGATCCCATCATCTTTGTCAAGGGCGAAGGCATGCGGGTCACGGACATCAACGGCAAGCAATACCTGGATGCGGTCTCCGGCGGCGTCTGGACGGTCAACCTGGGCTACGGCAACGAGACCCTGGTGAAGGCCGTGAGCGACCAGATCAAGGAGCTCTGCTACTTCGCCAACGGCTACGGCAACATCCCCACCATCCGCTTCTCCAAGAAGCTGATCGAGAAGATGCCGGGCCTCTCCCGCGTCTACCTCTCCAATTCCGGCTCCGAGGCCAATGAAAAGGCCTTCAAGATCGTGCGCCAGATCTCGCAGCTCAAGCACGGCGGCAAGAAGTACAAGATCATCTACCGCAACCGCGACTACCACGGCACCACCATCACCACGCTCTCCGCCTGCGGCCAGGAAGAGCGCAAGATGCAGTACGGCCCCTTCACCCCGGGCTTCGTGGAATTCCCGGCGTGCTCGGTCTACCGCTCGCCCTATCCGGCCGGCACCACCAACCTCGGCGAAAAGTTCGCCCTCGAGCTTGAGAAAGTGGTGCAGGCCGAAGACCCGGACACCGTGGGCGCGGTCATCCTCGAGCCCATCACCGCCGGCGGCGGCGTCATCGTGCCCCCGGACGGCTATTTTGAGACCATCAGCGAGATCTGCAAGAAGTACGGCCTTCTGCTCATCATCGACGAAGTGGTCTGCGGGCTCGGCCGCACCGGCAAGTGGTTCGGCTACCAGCACTTCAACGTCAAGCCCGACATCGTGACCATGGCCAAGGGCGTGGCCGCGGGCTACGCGCCCATCTCCTGCACGGTGACGACCGAGGAAGTCTTCCAGGACTTCATCGCCGACCCCTCCGACCGCGAGGGCTATTTCCGCGACATCAGCACCTTCGGCGGCTGCACCTCCGGGCCGGCCGCGGGCTACGCCAACCTCTGCTACATGGAAGAGCACAACGTGCTCGACAACGTGGTCAAGATGGGCGAGTACCTCCTGAACGGCCTCAAGGAGCTGGAGAAGAAGTACGAGATCATCGGCGACGTGCGCGGCAAGGGCCTCTTCTGCGGCCTCGAGCTCGTCAAGGACCGCGCCACCCGCGAGCCCGTGTCCGAGGCTGTGGCCGGCGCCGTGGTGGCCGAGTGCATGAAGCAGGGCGTCATCATCGGCAAGACGAGCCGCAGCTTCCGCGAGTTCAACAACACCATCTGCCTCGCCCCGGCGCTCATCACCACCACGGTGGAGCTCGACGAGATCCTCAAGGCGCTCGACAACGCCTTCAAGGTGGTCAAGGCCTAGTTGTTCCGGCGGGCCGGGGCCTTCGGGCGCCCGGCCTTTCACCATGCACCAGCAAGATTTGCAAGGAGCCATTCCCATGAAATTTACCGGTATGACCATCGGCGTGCCCACGGAAATCATGCCCGGCGAGCGCCGCGTGTCGTCCACCCCCGAGACCGTGAAGAAGATGGTGGACGACGGCGCCGTCGTGCTCGTGCAGGCGGGCGCGGGCGAGGGCTCGTTCTTCTCCGACGACCAGTACAAGGCCGCGGGCGCCACCATCGTGGAGCGCGCCAAGGACATCTTCGACAAGGCCGACGTCATCCTCAAGGTGAAAGAGCCGCTGTTCAACGAGAAGGAAGGCATGCACGAGAGCGACATGCTCCGCGACGGCCAGTACCTCATCACCTTCCTGCACCCCGCCGCCCCGGTGAACAAAGAGCCCATGCGCAAGCTGCGCGACACGGGCTGCATCAGCATCACCCTTGACGGCATCCCGCGCATCTCCCGCGCCCAGAGCATGGACGCCCTCACCTCCATGAGCACCGTGGCCGGCTACAAGGGCGTGCTCATGGCCGCGAGCTACCTCGCCAAGTTCATGCCCATGATCGGCACGGCCGTGGGCGTCATCAAGCCCGCCAAGGTCGTGGTCATCGGCACGGGCGTGGCCGGCCTCCAGGCCGTGGCCACCGCCAAGCGCCTCGGCGCCGAAGTGACCGCCATCGACATCCGCCCCGACGCCGCCGAGCAGGCCCGCAGCCTGGGCGCCAAGTCCGTGGACACCGGCGTGCCGAAGGAAGTGGCCATCGGCGAGGGCGGCTATGCCCAGCGCCTGCCGGAAGAATGGCTGAAGAAGGAGATCGAGGCCATCAAGCCCGTGGTGAAGGACGCCGACGTCATTATCCTCACGGCCCTCATCCCCGGCAAGCTCGCCCCGGTGCTCATCACCGAGGAGATGGTCAAGTCCATGAAGCCCGGCTCGGTCATCGTTGACATCGCCATCGACCAAGGCGGCAACTGCGCCGTCACCAAGGCCGGCGAGGAAGTCGTGGTGGACGGCGTGACCGTCAGCGGCATCAAGAACATCCCGGGCATGATGCCCACCAGCTCCACCTGGATGTTCGCCAACAACATCTACAACCTGCTTGCCTACCTCACCAAGGACGGCAAGATCGAGCTCGACCGCAACGACCCCATCGTGGCCTCCTCGCTGACCACCATCAACAAGGAGATCGTCCACGCCGGGGCCAAGGAAGCCGGCGTGTAGCACCGCATTGGCAAGGGCGCGCTTCCCGACGGGGCGGCGCGCCCTTCTCGTATCCGCCGTCCGGCACCACCCTTTCGCATTCGCGGAGGCATCCCCTTGACCACGTTCATCCTCATCCTGGTCTTTATCGCCGCCCTCGTCATCGGCTACAAGGTGCTGAGCCATATCCCGAGCCTGTTGCACACGCCGCTCATGTCGAGCATGAACGCCCTTGACGGCGTCATCATCCTGGGCGCGCTCACGGCCACGCACCTCGCCACGACACCGCTGGGCGCGTTCTTCGGCGGCGTCGCCATCGCGCTCGCCATCACCAATGTCTTCGGCGGCTTCGACATCACGAACAAGATGCTGAAGATGATCGCCGGCAAGAAGCGCTAGGCCACAAGCCCCGCGCCCGCCGCCACAATCCCAGGGAGACACTCCGCGCATGAGCTCTTTCGCCTATTACATCATTGCCACGGTGCTCGCCGTTGCCATCCTCTACGGGCTGCACCTGATGAGCAACGTCAAGACCGCCGTCCGGGGCAACGCCATCGCCGCCTTGGCCATGGCCCTCGCCATCCTCATCACCATGCTCAGGGACGATTCCTTCGGCTCGGTCACGCTCTGGGTGGCCATCGCCGCGGGCATGGCCTTCGGCCTCTTCCTCTCCAACAAGGTGAAGATGATCCAGATGCCGCAGCTCGTGGCCTTTCTCCACGGCTTCGGCGGCGGCGCGGCCGCGCTGGTTGGCCTCATCATGCTGGTGGACGTGGGGCCGGAATCGGCCTTCCACCGCATCGACGCCTGCCTCGCCCTGTGCTCGGGCATGACCACCATCGCCGGCTCCTTCGTGGCCGCGGGCAAGCTGCACCAGGTGCTCCCGCAACGGCCCATCGTGCTGCCCAACCACAGTCGCATCGTCAATATCCTCCTCGGCATCATGGGCGTGGCGCTGGTCATCTACAACATCGCGCCCGACTTCCTGCCTTGGCTGATGATCGGCCTCATGTTCGTGACCGGCGCGCTCTTCGGCGTGGTCTTCACCCTGCGCGTGGGCGGCGCGGACATGCCCATCACCATTTCGCTGCTCAACTCCATGGGCGGCATCTCCTGCGCCATCGCGGGCTTTGCCGTGGCCGACCCGCTGCTCATCGCCGTGGGCGGCATCATCGGCTCGGCGGGCTACATGCTCACCCGCGTCATGTGCAAGGCCATGAACCGCCGGCTCATGCCCATCCTTCTGGGCGAGTCCTCGGTGGCGGGCAAGAAGCCGGGCGCGGCCCCTGCCGCCGCCGCTCCGGCCGCGCCCAAGTCCCCGGCCGGGCCCTCGGGCGCTGCCGCGGCTCCTGCCGCCGACGCCGAGGCCAATGACGACGCCGAGATAGCGAAGCTCCTGCGCGGGGCCAATCGCGTCATCATCGTGCCCGGCTACGGCATGGCCTTGGCGCAGGCGCAGCACCAGGTCAAGCAGCTGGCCGACGCGCTGGAGGCCAACGGCGCCAAGGTGGATTACGCCATCCACCCGGTGGCGGGCCGTATGCCCGGCCACATGAACGTGCTTCTCGCCGAGGCCAATGTGGAGTATGAGCACCTGCTCGAAATGGACACCGTGAACCCGCTCTTCCCCGAGGCGGACGCGGTGGTCATCGTGGGCGCCAACGACGTGGTGAACCCTGCCGCCAACACGGCCGAGGGCACGCCCATCTACGGGATGCCGATTCTTGATGTGGACAAGGCCAAGGGAATCATCGTCTGCAACTACGACGAAAAGCCCGGCTATGCGGGCGTGCCCAACCCGCTCTACAAGAAGCAGGGCGTGCACATGCGCCTTGGCGACGCGGCCAAGACCGTGGCGCACCTCGTGGACCTCGCCAAGGGCAATGTGGCGGCCCCCGCCGCTGCCGGCGCCGCCACTCCGACCGCTGGCGACGACGACGCCGCGCTCTCCAAACTGCTGCATGAGGCGAAGCGCGTCATCATCGTGCCCGGCTACGGCATGGCCTTGGCGCAGGCGCAGCATCAGGTCAAGCAGCTCGCCGAAGCGCTGGAGGCCAATGGCGCAAAGGTGGATTATGCCATCCATCCCGTTGCCGGCCGCATGCCCGGGCACATGAACGTGCTGCTCGCCGAGGCCAATGTGGACTACGAGCACCTTTTGGAGATGGAGACGGTCAATCCGCTCTTCCCCGAGGCCGACCTCGTGGTCATCGTGGGCGCCAACGACGTGGTGAACCCCGCGGCCAATACGGCCGAGGGCACGCCCATCTACGGCATGCCCATCCTGGATGTGGACAAGGCCAAGGGCGTCATTGTCTGCAACTATGATGAAAAGCCCGGCTATGCCGGCGTGCCCAACCCGCTCTACAAGAAGGAAGGCGTGCACATGCGCCTTGGCGACGCCGCCAAGACCGTGGCCCACCTCGTGGATCTCGCCAAGGGCGACGTGAAGGCCCCGGCCGCTGCCGCCCCCGCGGCGGGCGCGGCTTCCGGAGCAAGCGACGAGGCCCGCGCCGCTGACATGCTGAAGAACGCCAAGCGCGTGATCATCGTGCCCGGCTACGGCATGGCGCTGGCGCAGGCGCAGCACAAAGTCAAGCAGCTCGCCGACGCGCTTGAGGCCAACGGCGCCAAGGTGGATTATGCCATCCATCCCGTGGCCGGCCGCATGCCCGGCCACATGAACGTGCTGCTCGCCGAGGCCAATGTGGATTACGAGCACCTGCTCGAGATGGACACGGTGAACCCGCTCTTTCCGGAGGCGGACCTCGTGGTCATCGTGGGCGCCAATGATGTGGTGAACCCGGCGGCCAACACGGCCGAGGGCACGCCCATCTACGGCATGCCCATCCTCGATGTGGACAAGGCCAAGGGCGTCATCGTCTGCAACTATGACGGAAAGCCCGGCTATGCCGGCGTGGAGAATCCGCTCTACTCCAAGCCGGGCGCCATCCTCATGTTCGGCGACGCGGCCAAGACCGTGGGGCGCCTCGTGGATCTCGCGCAGGGCGCCACGCCCGAGGGCGGGGCGGCTCCGGCGGCTGCCGATGCCGCTGCGGGCTCCGCCGCCCCGGCCGGCGCTGGCGACGCCGCGGCCATGCTGAAAAATGCCAGGCGCGTCATCATCGTGCCCGGCTACGGCATGGCCTTGGCGCAGGCGCAGCACAAGGTGAAGCAGCTCGCCGACGCGCTGGAGGCCAATGGCGCCAAGGTGGATTATGCCATCCACCCGGTCGCCGGCCGCATGCCCGGGCACATGAACGTGCTCCTCGCCGAGGCCAATGTGGACTACGAGCACCTCTTGGAGATGGATACGGTGAATCCGCTCTTCCCCGAGGCCGACCTCGTGGTCATCGTGGGCGCCAACGACGTGGTCAACCCCGCGGCCAACAC carries:
- a CDS encoding BMP family ABC transporter substrate-binding protein, coding for MKTQSHPRHFSLSLWCLLLLALLLPAPAAGADAAPRTAPLRAVLLLEHEQASPWNDLLLAGLERAARDFGMQTSVVYAPKGEGQAEALRKAAAGADLVLVASDGLHEALRDNAANFRRTMFGCIDAGVRAPNIMSVTFADEQGAFLAGAAAALLTSARLPGINEQRVIGWLSGEDTPAMRSLFSGFAEGAQLAAPDVRVVQAVVGSFTDGETAAAKTAGLLGAGADVVALAAGAGNPQALGRLKAAGACLVGLDTDQSSAFPGHVLLSIVKRADKAVYEIAASAASPHFRGKEIVVYDLANGGVDVAGLPAFLAAAGKGVPGSIPESIGRRVGELRRELINGSIRLHSLRARTLCDCL
- a CDS encoding MFS transporter, translating into MDDSRPARNFYSCLFFFVCAGAAYGQFTARIPAIKAHAGINDAELGLVLLVFGVGSIAGFLGAPLLLKRLPSRIMLVGAAVGLLLALTGIALAPDFFSLCCVAVGFGLATAIFDVCMNVQGMLLERVTHRSRMATLHACYSIGGFLGSMSGSAFAYAGLGIFSNFLSISLLLTPPVFLSGRHLLPDVRARETKKALGKIPFFIIFCGLMALGAFIAEGASAEWGGLLLKDVKGADAGTAALCFGALSAPMAFARLTEDRLRERFGDFALLLAGGLLAFAGLGLVLLSPLPWLCLGGFALMGLGLSPIMPIVISRAGAHGSLPPASASALVSLLGYGGLLVVPPSLGWLAQHFGLETAMLVPLMVCAALTCGSVRFR
- a CDS encoding lactate permease LctP family transporter — its product is MPWIQNYITVGGSTVGSACVAAIPLLILFYMLAVRKAKGHIAAAAGLIGALIVAVAVWDMPVGLAVSSTLMGAAFGLFPIVWIVVTAVWVYNMTVESGEFEIIKDSLARLTDDRRLQALLIAYAFSCFIEGTAGFGTPVAIAAAMLVGLGFTPLWGAGIALIANTAPVAFGAIGVPIIVAASVSGLDLMSVSSIAGRQLSLLALIVPMWVCVTMCGFRRSMEVFPAIVVSGVCFAGMEFLLSNFHGPTLPDIGSAIATIVGLGLLLKVWRPKQTYRFPGEGDSKLEGDGSPAAVVMRAWGPYLVLAVFVFFWGLPEFKKVLNSVPGAIFTFGWPGLDGEVLKTAPIVKENAVYAAKYTFNWLSAGGTAILLSGLVSVPLMPRYGFGRAIACFFRTIRQLILPIITIALILGLAYLMNYSGMSATLGLAFTLTGGFFPFFAPILGWLGVFLTGSDTSSCALFGGMQRDTAVAVGMNPDLAVAANASGGTTAKMISPQSLSVATAATGMVGEEGNLFRFTILHSIGMTLLLCALTWLQAGPLAWMLR
- a CDS encoding aminotransferase class III-fold pyridoxal phosphate-dependent enzyme yields the protein MAQSFNAAELIADDKKYVWHHLTQHKVYEKSDPIIFVKGEGMRVTDINGKQYLDAVSGGVWTVNLGYGNETLVKAVSDQIKELCYFANGYGNIPTIRFSKKLIEKMPGLSRVYLSNSGSEANEKAFKIVRQISQLKHGGKKYKIIYRNRDYHGTTITTLSACGQEERKMQYGPFTPGFVEFPACSVYRSPYPAGTTNLGEKFALELEKVVQAEDPDTVGAVILEPITAGGGVIVPPDGYFETISEICKKYGLLLIIDEVVCGLGRTGKWFGYQHFNVKPDIVTMAKGVAAGYAPISCTVTTEEVFQDFIADPSDREGYFRDISTFGGCTSGPAAGYANLCYMEEHNVLDNVVKMGEYLLNGLKELEKKYEIIGDVRGKGLFCGLELVKDRATREPVSEAVAGAVVAECMKQGVIIGKTSRSFREFNNTICLAPALITTTVELDEILKALDNAFKVVKA
- a CDS encoding NAD(P) transhydrogenase subunit alpha, producing the protein MKFTGMTIGVPTEIMPGERRVSSTPETVKKMVDDGAVVLVQAGAGEGSFFSDDQYKAAGATIVERAKDIFDKADVILKVKEPLFNEKEGMHESDMLRDGQYLITFLHPAAPVNKEPMRKLRDTGCISITLDGIPRISRAQSMDALTSMSTVAGYKGVLMAASYLAKFMPMIGTAVGVIKPAKVVVIGTGVAGLQAVATAKRLGAEVTAIDIRPDAAEQARSLGAKSVDTGVPKEVAIGEGGYAQRLPEEWLKKEIEAIKPVVKDADVIILTALIPGKLAPVLITEEMVKSMKPGSVIVDIAIDQGGNCAVTKAGEEVVVDGVTVSGIKNIPGMMPTSSTWMFANNIYNLLAYLTKDGKIELDRNDPIVASSLTTINKEIVHAGAKEAGV
- a CDS encoding NAD(P) transhydrogenase subunit alpha, which codes for MTTFILILVFIAALVIGYKVLSHIPSLLHTPLMSSMNALDGVIILGALTATHLATTPLGAFFGGVAIALAITNVFGGFDITNKMLKMIAGKKR
- a CDS encoding NAD(P)(+) transhydrogenase (Re/Si-specific) subunit beta, with protein sequence MSSFAYYIIATVLAVAILYGLHLMSNVKTAVRGNAIAALAMALAILITMLRDDSFGSVTLWVAIAAGMAFGLFLSNKVKMIQMPQLVAFLHGFGGGAAALVGLIMLVDVGPESAFHRIDACLALCSGMTTIAGSFVAAGKLHQVLPQRPIVLPNHSRIVNILLGIMGVALVIYNIAPDFLPWLMIGLMFVTGALFGVVFTLRVGGADMPITISLLNSMGGISCAIAGFAVADPLLIAVGGIIGSAGYMLTRVMCKAMNRRLMPILLGESSVAGKKPGAAPAAAAPAAPKSPAGPSGAAAAPAADAEANDDAEIAKLLRGANRVIIVPGYGMALAQAQHQVKQLADALEANGAKVDYAIHPVAGRMPGHMNVLLAEANVEYEHLLEMDTVNPLFPEADAVVIVGANDVVNPAANTAEGTPIYGMPILDVDKAKGIIVCNYDEKPGYAGVPNPLYKKQGVHMRLGDAAKTVAHLVDLAKGNVAAPAAAGAATPTAGDDDAALSKLLHEAKRVIIVPGYGMALAQAQHQVKQLAEALEANGAKVDYAIHPVAGRMPGHMNVLLAEANVDYEHLLEMETVNPLFPEADLVVIVGANDVVNPAANTAEGTPIYGMPILDVDKAKGVIVCNYDEKPGYAGVPNPLYKKEGVHMRLGDAAKTVAHLVDLAKGDVKAPAAAAPAAGAASGASDEARAADMLKNAKRVIIVPGYGMALAQAQHKVKQLADALEANGAKVDYAIHPVAGRMPGHMNVLLAEANVDYEHLLEMDTVNPLFPEADLVVIVGANDVVNPAANTAEGTPIYGMPILDVDKAKGVIVCNYDGKPGYAGVENPLYSKPGAILMFGDAAKTVGRLVDLAQGATPEGGAAPAAADAAAGSAAPAGAGDAAAMLKNARRVIIVPGYGMALAQAQHKVKQLADALEANGAKVDYAIHPVAGRMPGHMNVLLAEANVDYEHLLEMDTVNPLFPEADLVVIVGANDVVNPAANTAEGTPIYGMPILDVDKAKGVIICNYDEKPGYAGVENPLYSKPGVVMMLGDAAASLDKLLAMLRG